Proteins co-encoded in one Kutzneria chonburiensis genomic window:
- a CDS encoding SLC13 family permease, giving the protein MRRLDALDWVAIGLLAVGLVFLATGLLPLAQAEATMVRIGPILVFLGAVIVLAELTAEAGVFDAIAIRLTILARGNFVLLFVLCVLFAAITTATLNLDTTAVLLTPVMLAVAARLAIPGAPLAMTTVWLANTASLLLPVSNLTNLLAMNRVALSAPAFAQRMVLPELASVVATAVCLWIFYWRRGRRGMDRYEPPTAPKPADPVLFGICAVACVIFIAGVVAGVELAIVSPVCAAVVVIAFAVRKRGSLRWGLLPWRLLVFVTGLFFVVQTISDLGLAGIMHAVMGGDNGPGGVFRAAGAGAGLSNVLNNLPAYTAGEAVVPVANHNQLLGLLIGTNVGPIVTPWASLATLLWYERCRSAGVKVAWARFVRTGLVTALACLAAATGALVLTG; this is encoded by the coding sequence GTGCGCAGGCTGGACGCGCTGGATTGGGTGGCGATCGGGCTGCTCGCGGTGGGCCTGGTGTTCCTGGCGACGGGCCTGCTGCCGCTGGCGCAGGCCGAGGCGACCATGGTTCGGATCGGGCCGATCCTGGTGTTCCTGGGCGCGGTGATCGTGCTGGCCGAGCTGACCGCCGAGGCCGGTGTGTTCGACGCCATCGCGATCCGGCTGACCATCCTGGCCCGCGGCAACTTCGTGCTGCTTTTCGTGCTGTGCGTGCTGTTCGCCGCGATCACCACCGCGACTTTGAACCTGGACACCACGGCCGTGCTGCTCACCCCGGTCATGCTGGCCGTGGCCGCGCGGCTGGCCATTCCGGGCGCGCCGCTGGCCATGACCACGGTGTGGCTGGCCAACACCGCGAGTCTGCTGCTGCCGGTGTCGAATCTGACGAACCTGTTGGCGATGAACCGGGTCGCGCTGAGCGCCCCGGCCTTCGCGCAGCGCATGGTGTTGCCGGAGCTGGCGTCCGTGGTCGCGACGGCCGTCTGCCTGTGGATCTTCTACTGGCGGCGGGGCCGCCGCGGCATGGACCGCTACGAGCCGCCGACCGCCCCGAAACCGGCCGATCCGGTGCTGTTCGGGATCTGCGCCGTCGCCTGCGTGATCTTCATCGCCGGTGTCGTGGCCGGGGTGGAGCTGGCCATCGTGTCGCCGGTCTGCGCGGCCGTGGTGGTGATCGCCTTCGCCGTACGCAAGCGGGGCTCGCTGCGCTGGGGCCTGCTGCCGTGGCGGCTGCTGGTGTTCGTCACGGGCCTGTTCTTCGTCGTCCAGACGATCAGCGATCTCGGGCTGGCCGGCATCATGCACGCCGTGATGGGCGGCGACAACGGCCCCGGCGGCGTGTTCCGGGCCGCCGGCGCCGGCGCCGGGCTGTCCAATGTGCTCAACAACCTGCCGGCCTACACCGCGGGCGAGGCCGTGGTGCCGGTGGCCAACCACAACCAGCTGCTGGGCCTGCTGATCGGCACGAACGTCGGGCCCATCGTCACGCCGTGGGCCTCGCTGGCGACCTTGCTCTGGTACGAGCGGTGCCGCTCGGCCGGGGTGAAGGTGGCGTGGGCTCGATTCGTGCGGACCGGTCTCGTCACGGCGCTGGCCTGCCTCGCCGCCGCCACCGGCGCGCTCGTGCTGACCGGCTGA